The genomic interval AGCAGGGCGTGGTGATCCACGGGGTCAACTACAAGGATGACAATGGCGCGGCGCTGAAGTGGCTTGCCGAGTTCCACAACCCCTACCAGCTGGATATCCGCGACGAGCAGGGCACCCTGGGCCTGGACCTGGGCGTGTATGGCGCGCCGGAAACCTTCCTGATCGACGCCAAGGGCATCATCCGCTACAAGCACGTGGGCATTGTCGATGCCAGCGTCTGGCGCGAACAGCTGGCGCCGCTGTACCAGGGCCTGGTCGATGAGGCCAAGCCATGAAGCGCGGGCTGGCAGCAGCCGTACTGGGTTTGGCCCTGGGCCTGGGCGTGGCGGGCGTGGCCAGGGCGGCCATCGATACCTACCAGTTCCGCGATGACGCCGAGCGTGAGCGGTATCAGCAACTGACCAAGGAGCTGCGCTGCCCGAAGTGCCAGAACCAGGACATCGCCGACTCCAACGCGCCGATTGCCGCCGACCTGCGCCGCGAAATCTTCCGCATGCTGGGCGAAGGCAAGAACAACGAGCAGATCGTCGACTTCATGGTCGACCGCTACGGTGACTTCGTGCGCTACAAGCCCGCGCTCAGCGGGCGCACCTGGCTGCTGTGGTTCGGCCCGGGGATCCTGCTGGCCGGTGGTTTCGTGGTGCTGCTGGTGATCGTTCGCCGCCGCCGCGGTGCAGCGGCCCAAGGTGCGCATGAGTTGTCCGTCGACGAACGCGAGCGTCTCGCCAAACTGCTGGAAAAAGAACAGACCCATGATTGAATTCTGGCTTAGCGCGGGCCTGCTGCTGCTCGCTGCCCTCAGCTTTCTGCTGATCCCGATCCTGCGTGGCCGTCGCCGTCAGCAAGAGGAAGACCGCACCGCCCTGAACGTCGCCCTGTACCAGGAGCGCGTGGCCGAACTGGCTGCGCAGCAAGCCGCTGGCGTGCTCGATGACGTGCAATTGGCCAAAGGCCGTGACGAAGCAGCCCGTGAACTGCTGGCTGACACCGAAGGTGGCGAGGCCGCGCGCCAAGGCCATCTGGGCAAAGCGCTGCCGCTGTTGGCGGCGGTGCTGGTGCCGCTGATGGCGTTGGGGCTGTACCTGCACTTTGGTGCGGCGGACAAAGTCGAGCTGACCCAGGAATTTGCCCAGGCGCCCAAGACCATGGAAGAGATGACCACGCGCCTTGAGCGTGTGGTGAAGGCCCAGCCGGATTCCGCCGAAGCCCTGTATTTCCTTGGGCGTGCCTACATGGCCGAACAGCGTCCGGGCGATGCGGCGCGTACCTTCGAACGTGCCGTGGCCCTGGCGGGCCGTCAGCCCGAGTTGCTGGGGCAATGGGCCCAAGCGCAGTACTTTGCCGCTGACAAACAGTGGAACCCGCAACTGCAGGCGTTGACCGATGAAGCCCTCAAGGCTGACCCGAACGAAGTGACCAGCCTGGGCCTGCGCGGCATTGCTGCATTCGAGGGTGAGCGTTACCAGGAAGCCATCGACTACTGGAAACGCCTGCTGGCGCAACTGCCTGAAGGCGATGCTTCGCGCGCCGCCTTGCAAGGCGGTATCGACCGGGCTGCCGAGCGCCTGGGCGGTGAGCCTGGCCAAACCGTCACACCCGTGGCTGCCCGGCTGAAGGTGCGTGTGGAGCTGGCAGCGGCGCTCAAAGACAAGGTCAAGCCCGACGACACGGTGTTCATTTTCGCCCGTGCCAGTAATGGCCCGCCCATGCCGGTGGCAGCGAAGCGGGTGACCGTGGCGCAGTTGCCGATCGAGGTGGAGTTGTCTGATGCCGACGCGATGATGCCGCAGATGAAACTGTCGGACTTTACTGAAGTCCAACTTGTTGCCCGTGTGTCGCGTTCTGGCCAACCCACCCATGGCGAGTGGATCGGCCAGGGTTCGCCACTGGCCACTGCCACCCAGGCCACGCAACACTTGACCATCGACAGCCCAGACCCGTAAGAGAGCATTGCCATGCACAGCACCGTCCGCCTGACCCTGATCACCCTGGCCCTGGGTTTGTCCGCGTGTACGGTGCGTGAACCTTACGAGCAGCCCGCGCCACCGATCGAGCGGCTACCGCCGCACCAGGGGCCAGTGGTCAAGCCGTTGCCAGGCGGGCAGCCTTCGACCCAACCGAGCAAACCCGCAGCGACACCCAAGCCGATGCCCCGCACGTCTGCCAGCTTTGCACCGCCACCGGGCGGTTCCAGCCATTGGGACCCTAAGCTGGGCGTGTACGTGCTGGAGAAAAAACCCAACACCTTCTACCGCCAGCGCACCTACTACCGCTACGACGGGGGCTGGAGCTGGTCACTGAGCCCCGATGGCCCATGGCAGGACACCGACAGCAGCGGTGTACCCGGTGGGCTTGGGCGGGCGTTCGCCCAGTAAATTGCCCGGTACAGTACAGTTTTCTGCTAATTTATCGATTGACTGTACCGCCCGCTGAATACGCATAATGCCCCTTCGATCAGACGCGGAGGTGGCATGAGCAAGACAGTCCTGGTGTTGGTGGAAACCGTCGACGATTACCTGCCCCTGCTGGAGCAGGCGGGTTATCGGCTGATCCGCGCACCGTCGCCGCAACTGCGTACCGAAGCCATCCAGCGCCATGCCCGCGAAATCGATGCCGTGCTCACCCGGGGCCCATTGGGCCTGACTGCCGCAGAAATCGAGGCGCTGCCCCACTTGCAGATCATCTGCGTGATCGGCGCCGGCTACGAGCAGGTCGACCTGGCCGCCGCCGCCGCGCGCGGTATCACGGTGACCAACGGTGCCGGGGCCAATGCCGCCGCGGTCGCCGACCATGCCCTGGCAATGGTGCTCGCGCTGCTGCGTGACATTCCCCGTGCCGATGCCAGTACCCGCCGTGGCGAGTGGAACCGTGTGATCAGCCCCTCGGTGAGTGGCAAGCGCCTGGGCATTCTCGGCCTGGGCGCGGTGGGGCTGGCGATCGCCAAGCGCGCCAACCTCGGCTTCGACATGAGCATCAGCTACCACAGCCGTACGCCGCGCCCGGATGTGCCGTACACCTGGTACGACAGCCCGCTGCACCTGGCCGATGCCGTCGACATTCTGGTCGTGGCCACGCCAGGCGGCGCCGCTACCCGTCACTTGGTCGATGCACCGGTGCTCAAAGCCCTCGGCGCCGAGGGCTACTTGGTCAACATCGCCCGTGCCAGCGTGGTGGACACCCAGGCCATGGTGGTGGCGCTGGCGGGCGGCCAGCTTGCCGGTGCCGCCCTGGACGTGTTCGACGACGAGCCGGCAGTGCCCGATGCCCTCAAGGCGCTCGGCAACACGGTGCTGACGCCCCATGTGGCGGGCCAGTCGCCGGAGGCCGCGCGCGACACGGTGGCGTTGGTAGTGCGCAATCTGCAGGCGTTCTTTGCCGGTGAGCCGGTGCTGACCCCGGTACGAAACTGACTCTTTTCACCCATGAGCCCGGCAGCGTCCCGGCCAACAAGGAGTGTGTGCATGCAACTCGAGATCTTCCAGGTCGATGCGTTTTCCGCTGAGCCTTTCGGTGGCAACCCGGCAGCAGTCATCCCGCTGGACAGCTGGCTGCCGGACGATGTGCTGCAACGCATCGCCGAAGAGAACAACCTGTCCGAAACCGCCTATTTCGTGCGCAACGGTGAGGCATACGACCTGCGTTGGTTCACCCCGACGGTCGAGGTCGACCTGTGCGGCCATGCCACCTTGGCCTCGGCTTATGTGTTGTTCGAGCAGTTGGGCGAGCAGGCGCCCGTGTTGCGGTTCAATACCCGCAGTGGCGAGTTGCGTGTCAGCCGTGGCGCCGACGGGCTGCTAGCGATGGACTTCCCGGCCAAGCAGCCGGAAGCGGTGGAGGCCCCAGCGGGCCTGTTGGAGGCGCTGGGCCTGAGCAGTGCGCGAGCGGTGTACCGCAGCGATGACTTGGTGGTGGTGATCGATGACGCGTCGTTGCTGGACCCGTTGAAACCCGATTTTGTGGCCCTGTCGGCCTTTGAAGTGCGCGGGGTCGCCGTGACTGCGGCGGGGCGCGGGTTTGATTTTGTCACCCGGTGGTTCGGCCCGCGGGTGGGCGTGAACGAGGACCCGGTAACGGGCTCGGCGCACACTTCGCTGGCGCCGTTGTGGGCCGAACGGTTGGGCAAGAATGTGCTGAGCTGCGAGCAGGGTGGGGTGCGCAAGGGGCAGCTGCTGTGCGAGGTGCTGGGCAATGGGCGGGTGATTATCAGCGGGCGGGCGGCGTTGTATCTGCGGGGGCAGGTGTTTATCTGAGGGATGTTTTTGGTGGCTGAGGTGCATGCCTTGGGGTTTGCAGCGCCTGTGAGATCGAGCGCCGCCCGCGCGGCGCTTCGCAGCACAAGGCTGCTCCCACATCTGTTTCGGGCCAGTCACGCCTGTGGGGGCGGCGCGCGACCGCCTTGTTGGTCCGACGCGATATCATGGTGTGCGCCAAGGGGCCGCGCGCCAATGCCCCAGGACTAATTGGCCCGAAACAAATGTAGGAGCAGCCTTGTGCTGCGAAGCGCCGCGCGGGCGGCGCTCGATCTCCCAGGCGCTGCAAACCCCAAGACATGCCCCCGCAACCCCACCCCATCCCCAAATCATTGCCTCCCCCCCGCACAACCAGTAGCCTGCGCCCAATTCAAACGAGGATCGCAGACGTGAGACGCGGTGTGATGTACGCCGGCATGGCCGGTGCGTTGTGGGGCATGGTGTTGATGGTCCCTGAGCTGCTGCCTGAGTTCAACCCGATGCTGCTGAGCAGCGTGCGCTATGCCATGGTCGGGGTCATCTCGTTGCTGCTGGCACTGCCCATGGCCCGGCAGCTGCGTCAGCTGACCCTGCACGACGCGTGGATGCTGCTACGCCTGGCCGTCATCGGCAACCTGGTCTATTTCGTTTTCCTGGTGGCCGCCATCCAGCGTCTGGGCGTGGCGCCGGCTTCGCTGATTGTCGGCGTACTGCCGCTGACCATCACCCTGTACGGTCGCAACGACAGTGGCGCGGTACCGCTGGCGCGGCTGATCGGCCCATTGGCGCTGATCCTGGCGGGCATGCTGTGCATCAACCTGCAGACGTTCGCCTTCGCCCCCGGCGACATCGGCGACAAGCTCCTGGGCCTGTTCTACG from Pseudomonas kermanshahensis carries:
- a CDS encoding DsbE family thiol:disulfide interchange protein, with translation MKRWIMVVPLAVFLLVAVFLYKGLFLKPDELPSAMIGKPFPVFSLASVQGDRNLTQADLLGRPALVNVWGTWCPSCKVEHPYLNQLAEQGVVIHGVNYKDDNGAALKWLAEFHNPYQLDIRDEQGTLGLDLGVYGAPETFLIDAKGIIRYKHVGIVDASVWREQLAPLYQGLVDEAKP
- a CDS encoding cytochrome c-type biogenesis protein — its product is MKRGLAAAVLGLALGLGVAGVARAAIDTYQFRDDAERERYQQLTKELRCPKCQNQDIADSNAPIAADLRREIFRMLGEGKNNEQIVDFMVDRYGDFVRYKPALSGRTWLLWFGPGILLAGGFVVLLVIVRRRRGAAAQGAHELSVDERERLAKLLEKEQTHD
- the ccmI gene encoding c-type cytochrome biogenesis protein CcmI, which gives rise to MIEFWLSAGLLLLAALSFLLIPILRGRRRQQEEDRTALNVALYQERVAELAAQQAAGVLDDVQLAKGRDEAARELLADTEGGEAARQGHLGKALPLLAAVLVPLMALGLYLHFGAADKVELTQEFAQAPKTMEEMTTRLERVVKAQPDSAEALYFLGRAYMAEQRPGDAARTFERAVALAGRQPELLGQWAQAQYFAADKQWNPQLQALTDEALKADPNEVTSLGLRGIAAFEGERYQEAIDYWKRLLAQLPEGDASRAALQGGIDRAAERLGGEPGQTVTPVAARLKVRVELAAALKDKVKPDDTVFIFARASNGPPMPVAAKRVTVAQLPIEVELSDADAMMPQMKLSDFTEVQLVARVSRSGQPTHGEWIGQGSPLATATQATQHLTIDSPDP
- a CDS encoding 2-hydroxyacid dehydrogenase, translated to MSKTVLVLVETVDDYLPLLEQAGYRLIRAPSPQLRTEAIQRHAREIDAVLTRGPLGLTAAEIEALPHLQIICVIGAGYEQVDLAAAAARGITVTNGAGANAAAVADHALAMVLALLRDIPRADASTRRGEWNRVISPSVSGKRLGILGLGAVGLAIAKRANLGFDMSISYHSRTPRPDVPYTWYDSPLHLADAVDILVVATPGGAATRHLVDAPVLKALGAEGYLVNIARASVVDTQAMVVALAGGQLAGAALDVFDDEPAVPDALKALGNTVLTPHVAGQSPEAARDTVALVVRNLQAFFAGEPVLTPVRN
- a CDS encoding PhzF family phenazine biosynthesis protein codes for the protein MQLEIFQVDAFSAEPFGGNPAAVIPLDSWLPDDVLQRIAEENNLSETAYFVRNGEAYDLRWFTPTVEVDLCGHATLASAYVLFEQLGEQAPVLRFNTRSGELRVSRGADGLLAMDFPAKQPEAVEAPAGLLEALGLSSARAVYRSDDLVVVIDDASLLDPLKPDFVALSAFEVRGVAVTAAGRGFDFVTRWFGPRVGVNEDPVTGSAHTSLAPLWAERLGKNVLSCEQGGVRKGQLLCEVLGNGRVIISGRAALYLRGQVFI